The Sneathiella sp. P13V-1 genome window below encodes:
- a CDS encoding alpha/beta fold hydrolase translates to MSYAEETYKSNDGLNLYYRHYQGAGTKAPVVCLSGLTRNSGDFHQLAETYSKDRHFYALDYRGRGKSDYDEDFKNYNPQIYLQDILTFLSHTGIKRAVFVGTSLGGLLTMGLAGLAPSFVAGAVLNDVGPEIAEEGGSRIAGYVGKDVRFETIEQATAAQKEQYIGAYPDLDDEEWLATTKVGFIYDQEAGNFKPNYDLRLGQALAEQVANDQKIDLWPFFAGLKDIPTVAIRGELSDVLSEDVFKKMQQIHPNMATLSLPNRGHVPQLNEPPVINLLNRFFVETE, encoded by the coding sequence ATGAGCTACGCCGAAGAAACCTACAAAAGTAATGATGGTCTAAACCTTTACTACCGCCACTATCAGGGCGCAGGGACAAAGGCACCGGTTGTTTGCTTGTCAGGCCTTACCCGAAATTCAGGGGATTTCCATCAGCTTGCAGAAACTTACTCTAAGGACAGGCATTTTTACGCACTGGATTACAGAGGGCGCGGCAAATCCGACTATGATGAGGATTTTAAAAACTATAATCCGCAAATCTATCTGCAGGATATTCTGACATTCTTGTCTCATACAGGCATCAAAAGGGCTGTCTTCGTCGGAACTTCTTTGGGGGGATTACTAACCATGGGACTGGCGGGTCTTGCCCCTTCTTTTGTTGCAGGCGCTGTCCTCAATGATGTTGGCCCTGAAATAGCGGAAGAAGGCGGAAGCCGTATAGCAGGCTATGTTGGCAAAGATGTTCGGTTTGAAACAATTGAACAGGCAACTGCGGCTCAGAAGGAGCAGTATATAGGTGCCTACCCTGATCTTGATGACGAAGAATGGCTCGCCACCACAAAAGTGGGCTTCATTTATGATCAGGAAGCGGGGAACTTCAAACCCAATTACGACCTTAGGTTAGGCCAAGCTCTCGCTGAGCAAGTCGCGAATGACCAGAAAATAGATCTGTGGCCTTTCTTCGCTGGCCTTAAAGATATTCCCACAGTTGCTATTCGAGGAGAGCTATCAGACGTTCTCAGCGAAGACGTTTTCAAAAAAATGCAGCAAATTCACCCCAATATGGCCACACTTAGCCTCCCAAATAGAGGCCATGTTCCCCAACTCAACGAACCTCCAGTAATTAATCTGTTAAATCGATTTTTTGTAGAAACTGAATAA
- the dapA gene encoding 4-hydroxy-tetrahydrodipicolinate synthase, which produces MFRGSITALVTPFTGESVDEKKFQSFVDWQIKSGTKGLVPVGTTGESPTLSHPEHDRVVELCIEAAEGRVPVMAGAGSNNTAEAIRLSQQAQKAGADAVLIAMPYYNKPSQEGMYAHFEKLNNSVDIPIYIYNIPGRSIVDMSPETMGELAKLKNIVGVKDATGDVGRVSLQRHFCGTDFIQLSGEDATAIGFNAHGGHGCISVTSNVAPQLVSDMQEASLAGDRDAAVAIQDKLIPLHTALFKFPSPAPVKYALSLIGKCEPTLRLPLVECPDHIKSGVEEAMRYAGLID; this is translated from the coding sequence ATGTTTAGAGGATCTATCACTGCACTTGTCACACCATTTACAGGTGAGAGTGTGGATGAAAAGAAATTCCAATCCTTTGTAGACTGGCAGATAAAGAGCGGCACCAAGGGGTTGGTGCCCGTGGGGACAACTGGTGAGTCTCCGACCCTCAGTCACCCGGAACACGACCGTGTCGTTGAGCTGTGCATTGAAGCTGCAGAAGGCCGTGTGCCTGTTATGGCTGGTGCCGGTTCTAACAACACAGCGGAAGCTATTCGTCTTAGCCAGCAGGCGCAGAAAGCTGGCGCTGATGCGGTTCTTATCGCAATGCCATATTACAACAAACCTAGTCAGGAAGGCATGTATGCGCATTTCGAGAAATTGAACAACTCGGTTGATATCCCAATCTATATCTACAATATCCCAGGTCGTTCCATCGTGGATATGAGCCCTGAGACAATGGGTGAGCTTGCTAAACTGAAAAACATCGTGGGTGTAAAAGACGCAACAGGTGATGTTGGCCGGGTATCTTTACAGCGTCATTTCTGCGGAACTGACTTCATCCAGCTTTCTGGTGAAGATGCAACTGCTATTGGCTTTAACGCCCATGGTGGTCACGGATGTATTTCTGTAACGTCTAACGTTGCACCGCAATTGGTATCTGATATGCAGGAAGCAAGTTTGGCTGGCGACCGTGATGCTGCTGTTGCTATTCAGGATAAACTGATCCCATTGCATACAGCGTTGTTCAAATTCCCAAGCCCGGCGCCTGTGAAATACGCGTTGTCTTTGATCGGAAAATGCGAGCCCACACTTCGTTTGCCGTTGGTTGAGTGCCCGGACCACATCAAGAGTGGTGTTGAAGAAGCTATGCGTTATGCAGGGCTGATCGACTAA
- a CDS encoding haloacid dehalogenase type II, with protein MTKTDFSKTEACVFDAYGTLFDVDAAARQEKERLGNNWKSLSDTWRLKQLQYTWLLSLQGNYRPFWEVTESALEFALQTQNINDAPLKDRLMDIYMRLSAYEEVPTVLKSLKEAGKKCAILSNGDMKMLEAAIENAGIGDYLDAIISVEDLRIYKPHGSVYKLAEDKLGVKGSLISFQSSNGWDAYSAKDYGFNVIWCNRFGQPDEQIPSPPDHQISNLKEMLPIIGTE; from the coding sequence ATGACAAAAACTGATTTCTCAAAAACTGAAGCATGCGTCTTTGACGCCTATGGAACCCTATTTGATGTTGACGCAGCTGCGCGCCAGGAGAAAGAACGGCTGGGTAATAACTGGAAATCGCTTTCCGATACATGGCGGCTCAAGCAGCTTCAATATACGTGGCTTCTCAGCCTTCAAGGAAACTACAGGCCTTTCTGGGAGGTAACCGAGAGTGCGTTGGAGTTTGCACTACAAACACAGAATATAAATGATGCCCCCTTAAAAGATCGGCTTATGGATATTTACATGCGCCTGAGTGCGTATGAAGAAGTCCCTACCGTTCTGAAATCCCTTAAAGAGGCAGGAAAAAAATGCGCCATTCTCTCGAACGGCGATATGAAAATGTTAGAGGCAGCGATTGAGAATGCTGGTATCGGTGACTATTTGGACGCCATCATCTCTGTAGAGGATCTGCGGATCTATAAACCGCATGGATCTGTTTACAAATTGGCCGAAGACAAGTTAGGGGTGAAGGGATCGCTTATTTCCTTCCAGTCTTCCAACGGGTGGGATGCCTATTCCGCCAAGGATTACGGATTTAATGTTATCTGGTGCAACCGGTTTGGCCAACCCGATGAACAGATCCCAAGCCCTCCAGACCATCAGATTTCAAACCTGAAGGAAATGCTGCCGATCATAGGCACAGAATAG
- a CDS encoding lytic transglycosylase domain-containing protein, with protein MSQETRQKAKGKLLAASAVAVAVLFAGNVQASKFAIQDDDQISSGGQIVPKLRNEMREVPTPRTFKTTRDPKPVEEETVQQATSVPSPLFKPASIAKQPRAHHTGLMSDADWSIYREAFDLAGRRKWKEAIQVASKAEYRLPAKYLEWGWLRQYKGGASFEDIHTFMVDNPDWPYRSTLDRRAEEALVNPISSSRTLAFFSDRTPLTGMGMLRLGEALIEQGQKEKGKRWIKEAWIQGNFSRGTEKKILKAHKSLLTKTDHEDRLDRLLWDRDTEPAKRMLKRVGSNAEKLAVARIRLMTRSAGVDSAIKRIPQELQNDPGLLFDRIKWRRVKGHHEGAQDLLLKVSHFDLPNPEHWWREREIQARKLLRLGHISEAYRLASEHGLEAGGKFASAEWLSGWISLRFLQDSEAALKHFTRLYENVSYPISRARGAYWIGRSHDAMRDSKSAHYWYEEAAKYPSTFYGQMAQEEIHHSKLTPLPRAVSHSKKTADRLKQDERVLIVRHLAEFGEAKKALPFLLKMTEDAASPEEYVYLGNLATRIGRPDYAVRVAKRASQLGTELPEFNWPDHEFMPSNPSIEQPLILAITRQESAFAVDAVSRVGARGLMQLMPATARSVSRSLKLPYSKGRLTTDPSYNTLLGSTYLNKLIEKYNGSYVLAIASYNAGGSRTNRWIEEWGDPRQGDISMIDWIELIPFSETRNYVQRVMENLQIYRQLSKQDDIMVVQIVDDLKRGYFTE; from the coding sequence ATGAGCCAAGAAACGAGACAAAAAGCCAAAGGAAAACTGCTGGCAGCAAGCGCTGTCGCTGTGGCTGTGCTGTTTGCTGGCAATGTTCAGGCTTCCAAATTTGCTATTCAGGATGACGATCAGATTTCTAGTGGTGGGCAAATCGTCCCAAAACTAAGAAATGAAATGAGAGAGGTGCCAACCCCTCGCACATTTAAAACAACTCGTGATCCAAAGCCGGTAGAAGAGGAAACTGTTCAGCAAGCCACTTCTGTTCCCTCTCCTTTATTTAAACCGGCTTCAATTGCTAAACAGCCACGTGCTCATCACACTGGCCTGATGTCAGATGCCGACTGGAGTATTTACCGGGAAGCGTTTGACCTTGCTGGCCGCAGAAAATGGAAAGAGGCAATTCAGGTCGCTTCGAAGGCTGAATACAGGCTTCCGGCAAAGTATCTGGAATGGGGCTGGTTGCGGCAATATAAAGGCGGGGCCAGTTTTGAAGATATCCATACCTTTATGGTGGACAACCCGGACTGGCCTTACAGAAGCACGCTGGATCGCCGTGCAGAGGAAGCACTAGTTAATCCCATATCCAGCTCTAGAACGCTGGCTTTTTTCTCTGATCGTACTCCGCTTACAGGAATGGGGATGCTGCGCTTGGGAGAGGCCTTAATCGAACAAGGCCAAAAAGAAAAAGGTAAGCGATGGATTAAAGAGGCATGGATCCAAGGCAACTTTAGTCGCGGCACAGAAAAGAAAATCCTCAAAGCACATAAGTCCCTCCTCACAAAAACAGATCATGAAGACAGACTTGATCGACTTTTGTGGGATCGAGATACCGAGCCTGCCAAGCGAATGCTAAAACGGGTCGGATCCAATGCAGAGAAATTGGCTGTTGCCAGAATACGTCTAATGACCAGATCCGCTGGAGTAGACAGTGCAATCAAGCGCATCCCACAAGAGCTTCAGAACGATCCAGGCCTTCTTTTTGATCGTATCAAATGGCGCCGTGTGAAGGGACATCATGAAGGCGCACAGGACCTTCTTCTTAAAGTTTCCCATTTCGACTTACCAAACCCTGAGCATTGGTGGCGTGAACGGGAAATTCAGGCGCGCAAACTATTAAGGCTCGGTCATATTAGCGAGGCCTACCGTCTTGCTAGTGAACACGGATTAGAGGCAGGCGGAAAATTCGCTTCTGCTGAGTGGCTATCGGGCTGGATCTCTTTACGCTTCCTTCAGGACAGTGAAGCCGCCTTAAAACATTTCACGCGTCTTTATGAAAATGTAAGTTATCCTATCAGTCGCGCCCGCGGGGCCTACTGGATTGGCCGATCTCATGATGCGATGCGAGATAGCAAATCCGCCCACTACTGGTATGAGGAAGCTGCGAAATATCCGTCCACCTTCTATGGTCAGATGGCCCAGGAAGAAATTCATCATTCCAAACTCACTCCGCTTCCAAGGGCCGTCAGCCATTCCAAAAAAACAGCAGATCGCCTGAAGCAGGATGAGCGTGTATTGATTGTCCGCCATTTGGCTGAATTTGGTGAAGCCAAGAAAGCGTTACCGTTCCTTTTAAAAATGACGGAAGACGCAGCTTCCCCAGAGGAATATGTGTATCTTGGAAATTTGGCGACACGTATTGGGCGTCCAGACTATGCTGTTCGCGTGGCTAAACGCGCGTCTCAATTGGGCACAGAATTGCCAGAGTTTAACTGGCCAGATCACGAATTCATGCCTTCAAATCCAAGTATAGAACAACCCTTGATTCTTGCGATCACACGTCAGGAAAGCGCATTTGCCGTGGATGCGGTCTCTCGCGTTGGTGCGCGTGGGCTCATGCAATTGATGCCGGCAACTGCCAGATCCGTCTCCAGAAGTTTGAAGCTCCCTTATTCGAAAGGACGTTTAACAACCGATCCTTCCTACAACACTTTGCTTGGATCAACATATCTAAACAAACTGATCGAGAAATATAATGGATCTTATGTTCTTGCCATCGCTTCATATAATGCGGGAGGATCCAGGACAAACAGATGGATCGAAGAATGGGGAGATCCTCGTCAGGGCGATATCAGCATGATTGACTGGATCGAACTGATCCCGTTCAGTGAAACGCGCAACTATGTACAGCGGGTTATGGAGAACCTGCAAATCTACCGGCAACTCTCCAAACAAGATGATATTATGGTGGTTCAGATCGTCGATGACCTCAAACGTGGCTATTTCACAGAATAA
- a CDS encoding DUF6065 family protein produces MSVIDKAKDEKLGHLVAPTSIIRFYRMIPDTPTPQRADRSAGGLIPTRAFRYCEPMTTASAFGWYIFPPMDFSVYWDGNDMYWRYADMDSWFPLEASQYPDYAPTFNDIAPQDIKGYSPPFISSAPEPGVLKIWSGLIAKTAKDWSILVRRPANLPGSQLYEHYEGIVETDHWFGPLFTNLRITKTDSPITIKREMPLMQVQPLHRSTYDEKILKDFEFIDGAENFDDEDWLNYHQTVIAPGDAHKRERGLYAKASRKNRKRHP; encoded by the coding sequence ATGTCTGTCATTGACAAAGCCAAAGATGAGAAGTTGGGGCATTTAGTTGCCCCGACATCCATCATTCGTTTTTATCGTATGATCCCGGACACCCCGACACCCCAACGGGCTGATCGCTCCGCCGGAGGATTAATTCCAACCAGAGCCTTTCGATATTGCGAGCCCATGACGACGGCATCTGCCTTTGGCTGGTACATCTTCCCCCCCATGGATTTTAGTGTCTATTGGGATGGAAATGATATGTATTGGCGATATGCGGATATGGACAGCTGGTTTCCACTGGAGGCCTCTCAATATCCAGATTATGCGCCAACCTTCAATGATATCGCCCCTCAAGATATCAAAGGCTACTCCCCTCCTTTTATCTCCTCTGCACCGGAACCCGGTGTTCTGAAAATTTGGAGCGGATTGATTGCAAAAACAGCAAAAGATTGGAGTATTCTTGTCAGGCGTCCAGCGAATTTACCTGGCTCACAGCTTTATGAACATTATGAGGGAATTGTTGAAACAGATCACTGGTTTGGCCCCCTTTTCACCAACTTACGCATCACCAAAACAGATAGTCCGATCACCATCAAAAGAGAGATGCCGTTGATGCAAGTACAGCCACTTCACCGTTCAACTTATGATGAGAAAATCCTGAAAGATTTTGAATTTATTGATGGAGCTGAGAATTTTGATGATGAAGATTGGCTGAATTATCATCAGACAGTGATTGCACCTGGCGACGCCCATAAACGGGAGCGAGGTCTCTATGCCAAAGCTAGCCGGAAAAATAGAAAGAGGCACCCATAA
- a CDS encoding aminotransferase class V-fold PLP-dependent enzyme encodes MAGLNQDVDPDGLLEYSVVFTDRSLNHMSKSFQTVMNDISRLLKSVYNADAVAIVPGGGTYGMEAVARQFATDKSVLVIRNGWFSYRWSQIFEAGRIPAKETVLKASQVSEGHDAPYSPVSAKQAAEVIRTEKPAVVFAPHVETSSGIILPDEYLQTISEAAHEVGALFVLDCIASGAVWVDMKKVGVDVLISAPQKGWSASPCAALVMMSEAAERKLAETTSSSFACDLKKWRDIMSAYENGGHAYHATMPTDALVNFRDTMLETEKYGFEKVRDEQWALGNGVRDLMAKHQFRSVAAEGFEAPGVAVFYTQDADIQNGSKFAKEGLQIAAGVPLQCDEGPEFKTFRLGLFGLDKLHNVERSIESLDKALKSIL; translated from the coding sequence ATGGCTGGTTTGAACCAAGATGTTGATCCAGATGGATTACTTGAGTATTCGGTTGTTTTCACAGATCGCTCTTTGAACCATATGTCGAAGTCGTTTCAAACGGTAATGAATGACATTTCAAGGCTTCTGAAATCTGTATATAACGCCGATGCTGTGGCTATCGTTCCTGGTGGTGGAACTTACGGCATGGAAGCTGTGGCACGTCAATTTGCGACAGATAAGAGCGTTTTGGTTATTCGAAACGGCTGGTTCAGCTATCGTTGGTCCCAGATTTTCGAAGCTGGCCGTATTCCAGCAAAAGAGACTGTCCTGAAAGCCTCTCAGGTTTCAGAAGGTCATGATGCACCTTATAGTCCTGTTTCTGCAAAACAGGCTGCAGAGGTTATTCGCACCGAAAAGCCTGCTGTTGTTTTCGCCCCTCACGTTGAAACGTCTTCCGGTATTATTTTGCCCGATGAATACCTTCAAACCATATCAGAAGCCGCTCATGAAGTGGGGGCGTTGTTCGTCCTTGATTGTATCGCCTCCGGTGCTGTTTGGGTTGATATGAAAAAGGTGGGGGTTGATGTCCTGATCAGTGCGCCACAGAAAGGGTGGAGCGCATCACCATGTGCCGCATTGGTAATGATGTCAGAGGCTGCGGAGCGGAAACTCGCCGAGACCACAAGCAGTAGTTTCGCCTGTGATCTCAAAAAATGGCGCGATATTATGAGCGCCTATGAAAATGGTGGGCATGCCTATCACGCGACGATGCCAACAGATGCGCTGGTCAATTTCCGCGACACTATGCTTGAAACTGAAAAATACGGGTTCGAAAAAGTTCGCGATGAACAATGGGCGCTTGGAAATGGTGTCAGAGACCTGATGGCGAAGCATCAGTTCCGTTCAGTGGCAGCAGAGGGCTTTGAAGCACCGGGGGTTGCTGTGTTTTACACTCAGGATGCAGATATTCAGAACGGATCCAAGTTTGCGAAAGAAGGTCTGCAAATCGCTGCTGGTGTTCCGTTGCAGTGTGATGAAGGACCCGAGTTTAAAACGTTTAGACTGGGGTTATTCGGACTGGACAAGCTTCACAATGTGGAGCGATCAATCGAAAGTTTGGATAAAGCGCTTAAGTCCATACTTTAA
- a CDS encoding threonine/serine dehydratase: MITFDTISEAAKRISSHAVKTPLLESPLLNEKLGGRLFLKCEMLQKTGSFKFRGAYNSLSCLSRQQLETGVFAYSSGNHAQGVAYAAKLLGCKATILMPEDTPSIKLENTRKYGATVLTYDRYTESREEIGSQIAKEQNLTLIKPYDYEPVIAGQGTIGIEVVDQLQDQGLEPDVYITPCGGGGLLAGSSVALHQRSPNTEIYSAEPEYFDDTARSLELGERVANSGDHRSICDAIVTPMPGEITFPILQKHVSGGIYVSEEEVRSAVYSAYNLFKVVIEPGGAVALASILSGKVDISGKVAVAVGSGGNIDPELFASILRNE, from the coding sequence ATGATAACTTTCGATACTATCTCTGAGGCGGCGAAGAGAATAAGCTCTCACGCAGTCAAAACACCTCTGCTTGAATCCCCGCTTCTCAATGAAAAACTTGGTGGGCGTTTGTTCTTGAAGTGTGAAATGCTTCAAAAAACAGGGTCTTTCAAATTCCGGGGCGCCTACAATTCTCTATCCTGCCTGTCACGACAGCAACTGGAAACTGGTGTCTTTGCCTATTCCAGCGGTAACCATGCGCAAGGTGTTGCCTATGCGGCGAAACTGCTTGGATGTAAGGCCACGATCCTGATGCCGGAAGATACACCTTCCATTAAGCTGGAAAATACCCGCAAATACGGGGCAACTGTTTTGACATATGACCGCTACACTGAATCAAGAGAGGAAATCGGCAGTCAAATTGCAAAAGAGCAAAATCTCACCCTGATCAAACCCTATGACTATGAACCCGTGATTGCAGGACAGGGAACGATCGGCATCGAGGTCGTTGACCAACTCCAGGACCAGGGTCTCGAACCAGATGTCTATATAACGCCTTGCGGCGGCGGCGGGCTGCTTGCCGGCTCTTCCGTTGCGTTACATCAAAGGTCTCCGAATACCGAAATTTATTCCGCGGAACCTGAATATTTTGACGATACTGCCCGATCACTGGAACTCGGTGAACGGGTTGCAAATAGCGGTGATCACCGTAGCATCTGTGATGCAATTGTTACCCCAATGCCTGGCGAGATCACCTTCCCGATCCTGCAAAAGCATGTCTCCGGAGGGATCTACGTAAGCGAAGAAGAAGTAAGGTCAGCCGTGTATTCGGCATATAACTTGTTCAAGGTAGTGATTGAGCCAGGCGGTGCAGTTGCTCTTGCTTCCATTCTATCAGGGAAAGTAGATATCTCAGGAAAAGTTGCTGTGGCGGTTGGATCCGGCGGCAATATCGATCCTGAACTTTTTGCTTCTATACTCAGGAATGAATAA
- the smpB gene encoding SsrA-binding protein SmpB, translating to MSSKTIAENRKARFNYFIDEDFEAGIMLLGTEVKSLRAGGANIQESYASFENDGLYLVNAHIAEYDYGNRFNHDPRRPRKLLMHKKELARLHAQLQRAGKTLVPLSLYFNERGKVKVKLGLASGKKKHDKRETQKDRDWGREKQRLLKNG from the coding sequence ATGTCTTCCAAGACAATTGCCGAAAATAGAAAAGCCCGTTTCAATTACTTCATTGATGAAGATTTTGAAGCGGGCATTATGCTGCTTGGGACGGAGGTCAAAAGCCTTCGCGCCGGAGGGGCGAATATTCAAGAGTCTTACGCGTCTTTTGAAAATGACGGTTTGTATCTGGTGAACGCGCATATTGCCGAATATGACTATGGTAATCGGTTTAATCATGATCCGCGTCGGCCGCGAAAACTGTTGATGCATAAAAAAGAATTGGCGAGGCTGCATGCGCAATTGCAACGTGCAGGTAAAACACTGGTTCCATTGTCTTTGTATTTCAACGAACGCGGCAAGGTGAAGGTTAAGCTAGGGCTTGCTTCAGGTAAGAAGAAGCACGACAAACGTGAGACACAAAAAGATCGGGATTGGGGCCGCGAAAAGCAAAGATTGCTTAAAAACGGGTAA
- the pepN gene encoding aminopeptidase N → MTKPATIHLKDYAPTPFTITEVNLTFELAEDVTVVTSELSFKRQTDATDQVRLNGEALVLKSVFLDGAVLSKSNYTLTDKDLTFIAPSDEFKATIVTEIKPQENTALEGLYKSSGNFCTQCEAEGFRKITYYLDRPDVMARFTTSIIGDGMEYPVMLSNGNLVSDTKLEDGRVKKVWEDPHPKPAYLFALVAGKLACVEDEFVTASGRKVALQIFIELGNEDKCDHAMTSLKKSMKWDEEKYGREYDLDVFMIVAVGDFNMGAMENKGLNIFNSKYVLASSQTATDTDFDGIESVIAHEYFHNWTGNRITCRDWFQLTLKEGLTVFRDQQFSADMNSAAVKRIDDVQRLRAAQFPEDAGPLAHPIQPQSYVEINNFYTATVYEKGAEIIRMMHTLAGPEGFRKGMDIYFDRHDGQAVTTEEFVSAIEAGSGLDLKQFRNWYIQPGTPEIAVEDAYNETSSTYELTFTQKNVKAGEGADPLHIPVAMGLLDEDGNSLLDDDLLHLTKAKQTFTFENIPSKPIPSLFRKFSAPIKITRNPADEKLGLLFRNDSDEFNRWEAGQQLALQGLLADVELYASGQALTGLSNDYTEAFGEILDDQNMDPAFKAEVLTLPSESYIGQQMKIVDVDAIHTVRKVALKSLGKRFETQLKSIYADLKSHNSMGARALKNLCLSYLVASSDDYLPLASEQYFSSENMTDRMASLARLVNSETDHRAEALQNFYDNWKEDQLVLDKWFMLQATSSRSSTMDDVKGLLAHPDFTMLNPNRVRSLIAAFAGANPIHFHNENGGGYQFLADRIIELNSTNPQIAARLVAPLGQWRRHNETRQGLMQAELRRILETENISNDVYEMANKSLSN, encoded by the coding sequence GTGACAAAACCTGCTACAATTCACCTTAAAGATTACGCACCAACACCTTTTACAATCACCGAAGTCAACCTGACATTTGAGTTGGCCGAAGACGTCACCGTTGTCACGTCAGAACTATCTTTTAAAAGACAAACTGACGCAACGGATCAGGTTCGATTAAATGGTGAAGCGCTGGTTTTGAAATCAGTATTTCTGGATGGCGCAGTGCTTTCCAAATCTAATTACACTCTAACGGACAAAGACCTTACCTTTATTGCTCCTTCGGATGAATTTAAGGCCACCATTGTGACGGAGATCAAGCCACAGGAAAACACGGCTTTGGAAGGCCTCTACAAATCCAGTGGTAATTTCTGCACCCAATGTGAAGCTGAAGGGTTCCGGAAAATTACTTATTATCTGGATCGACCAGATGTGATGGCCCGTTTTACCACCTCCATCATTGGGGACGGTATGGAATATCCGGTCATGCTCTCTAATGGCAACCTGGTAAGCGACACCAAACTCGAAGATGGTCGCGTTAAAAAAGTCTGGGAGGATCCCCACCCAAAACCCGCCTATCTGTTTGCACTGGTTGCGGGTAAACTTGCCTGTGTTGAGGATGAATTTGTCACAGCAAGCGGGCGCAAAGTTGCTTTGCAGATCTTTATTGAGCTAGGCAATGAAGACAAATGCGATCACGCCATGACCTCATTGAAAAAATCAATGAAATGGGATGAAGAGAAATATGGTCGCGAATACGATCTGGATGTCTTCATGATTGTCGCGGTGGGTGACTTCAACATGGGGGCAATGGAAAATAAAGGCCTCAACATCTTCAACTCAAAATATGTGTTGGCATCTTCGCAAACTGCAACAGACACTGACTTCGATGGGATCGAAAGTGTTATCGCACACGAATATTTTCATAACTGGACAGGCAACCGCATCACTTGCCGTGACTGGTTCCAGCTGACGTTAAAAGAAGGCCTTACCGTCTTTCGGGATCAACAGTTTTCTGCTGATATGAACTCCGCTGCAGTTAAACGCATTGATGATGTGCAACGTCTTCGCGCGGCGCAATTCCCTGAAGATGCTGGCCCCCTCGCCCATCCGATCCAGCCGCAAAGCTATGTCGAGATCAATAATTTCTACACGGCCACCGTCTATGAAAAAGGGGCAGAGATCATCCGAATGATGCACACCCTTGCTGGTCCTGAAGGATTCCGAAAAGGCATGGACATCTACTTTGATCGTCATGATGGTCAGGCTGTCACTACCGAAGAATTTGTCTCAGCAATTGAAGCCGGTAGCGGGCTGGATCTGAAACAGTTCCGTAATTGGTATATTCAACCTGGCACCCCGGAAATAGCTGTAGAAGACGCATATAACGAAACATCTTCGACTTACGAGCTAACTTTCACGCAGAAAAATGTTAAAGCCGGTGAAGGCGCTGATCCGTTACATATCCCAGTTGCAATGGGTCTGCTGGATGAAGACGGTAACAGCCTGTTGGACGATGATCTTTTGCACCTGACAAAGGCGAAGCAAACATTTACTTTCGAGAACATACCCTCAAAGCCTATTCCTTCCCTATTCCGGAAGTTTTCCGCACCGATCAAGATCACAAGAAATCCAGCTGACGAAAAACTGGGACTTCTATTCAGAAATGACAGTGATGAGTTTAACCGTTGGGAAGCAGGACAACAGTTGGCCCTTCAAGGACTGTTAGCTGATGTGGAACTGTACGCGTCAGGGCAAGCGCTTACAGGACTTTCCAATGACTACACCGAAGCGTTTGGTGAAATTCTGGATGATCAGAATATGGATCCTGCGTTTAAAGCAGAAGTCTTAACCCTTCCAAGCGAATCCTATATCGGACAGCAAATGAAGATTGTGGATGTTGATGCCATTCATACGGTTCGAAAAGTGGCTCTCAAATCACTCGGCAAGCGGTTTGAAACACAATTGAAGTCGATTTATGCGGATCTTAAATCACATAACAGCATGGGGGCACGCGCACTTAAAAACCTCTGCCTCAGCTATTTGGTGGCGTCCAGTGATGACTATCTCCCACTGGCATCAGAGCAGTATTTCTCTTCAGAAAATATGACTGATCGAATGGCCTCACTGGCCCGTCTGGTCAACAGTGAAACCGACCACCGCGCAGAGGCCCTGCAGAATTTCTATGACAATTGGAAAGAAGACCAACTTGTTTTGGACAAATGGTTCATGTTGCAAGCCACTTCCAGCAGATCATCTACTATGGACGACGTGAAAGGACTGCTTGCGCATCCGGACTTTACCATGCTCAACCCAAACAGGGTGCGCTCCCTGATTGCTGCCTTTGCTGGTGCCAATCCAATTCACTTCCACAATGAAAATGGTGGTGGATACCAGTTCCTTGCTGATAGAATTATCGAACTCAATAGTACCAATCCACAAATTGCGGCACGACTTGTTGCCCCGCTTGGGCAATGGCGACGGCATAATGAAACCCGACAGGGCCTCATGCAGGCTGAACTGAGGCGCATTTTGGAAACTGAAAATATTTCTAACGATGTTTACGAAATGGCAAATAAAAGTTTGTCTAATTAG